The nucleotide sequence AAAAAAGCTCAGAAGCTCAAAGAATTGAACGAAGAGCTCCGGGCGAAGGAGCTGATCATGTACAAGGCCCAGTGGCGGGGCCTGAGAGCCGCGCTGGACCGTGTGGAGCAGGAGGAGACGGAGGAGCAGCGGCTGCGGGATGAATTGAGCGCTTCCTTGAGCACGCTGGAGTCCGAGCGGGAGCGCATCGAACTGGAATCAGTGCAGGTAGAGGAAGACCTCCGGCGGCTCCGCGAGGAGTTCCACCGCGCGGAGATCGACCAGGAGCAGTGTCGCGGGCAGATCGAGAAACACCGGGCGGACAAGGCCGCGTTGGAGCGCCGGACAAGCGAGCTCCGCGCTCAGGCCGACGCGCTTCGGGCCGACGTGGAGGCGGCGGATCGGAAGCTCGCCGAACTGGACGCCGAGCGCCGGGACGTGGAAGAAAATCTAAACCGGCTCCGGCTCCAGCTCTCCGAGAGGCGCCCGCGCCGCGAGGAATTGATCGCCCGCATGCAGTCACTTCGGGAGCAGGAAGACCGCCTCGAACAGGAACGCCTGGAGCGAATGGCCCAGGTTGCGGAACTCGAACGTGTGGTCGCTTCCGCCGAGGGGCGCCGCCATGAAACGGAAAAGCGCCGCGTGGAGCTGGAAAGCCGCCGCCAACAGCTCTTGTTCTCCGAACAGGAGATGGTGGAACAGACCAGGGGAATCGAAGATCTCCGCGCGAAAACGGCGGTGCTCCTGGAGGAAAATGGTCGTCGCCTCGAAAGCGTCGAAGAGCACCTTCGGAACCTTTCCCGGGTGTACGGCGAGCGGATCAATGACCGCCGCCAGAAACGGGACGACGTCGAGCGCCTGAGCGCCACTCGCACCTCCCTCCAAACGCTGCAAGAGACGTACTCGGGTTTCCATGAGGGCGCCCGTCAGATTCTTCTCAAGTGGGGCCGGAACGGAATTAAAGGCACCGTGGCGGAAGTGTTGGACGTGCCCGAGCGCTATCGCCAGGCGGTGGAAGCCTCGCTCGGCGTCCTGCTGGAGGCGATCGTCACCGATACAAGAAGCTACGGAATGCAGGCCATGGACTATCTTCGTTCCGAAGACCTCGGCCGGGCATTTTTCGTCGCCCTGGACGCGCCCGCCGGAAACGGCGCCTCGCCCATGGAGGATCCGAGGCCGGAGAACGCGGAGCGTCTGATCGAAAAAATTCAACCGAAGCCCGGCTATGAGAGCGTGGCCGAGCGCCTCCTGTCGCACGTCTGGGTGGTGGACCGGATTGAAGACGTGTTCGCGCTTCCGCCCTCCTCTAGGGCGACCTACGTCACGAAGTGGGGCGAGGTGAGTCATCCGCAAGGCGTGCTCGCGGGCGGCGCCCAGGCCAAACAGGAAACCGCCTCGCTGGCCTGGCTCGAACGGAAGGAGAAACTTCAACAGATCGACGAGCAGCTCACGGCGATGCAGTCCGCCCTTTCGCAGATCGAAGAGGAAATTCCTTTGATGGAAGCGCGGCGAACCGAGCTGGAATCGGAGCGGGAAAAGGAACGCCTCGCGCAGGTGGACCTCCAGGCCCAGATCGCCCGGTTTCAGGCGGAGAAGGAGGGCGTGGCCCGAGTGATGCAGACCTCCGGTTCGGCCGCGGTTTCGCAGGAGGAAGACAGCATCCAGCGCACCATCGGTGAACTTTCCACCGTTCTGGACACCGCGCAGCAATCGCTGGATCAATTCCGGGGACAGCAGCAGGCCCTCGCGGAGAAAATCGCCGGGGTGAGGCGGGAGCACGAGGCGGCCGGCCTGGGCCTGGCCGAGACCGAAAAAGGGATCAACGAACTGGCGTTCACTGAGGTCCAACTCGACGAACGGCATCAGCAATTGGCGAAGGCTTCGGTGGAGATCGAACGGGGGCGGGAACAGGTTTTGGAGCGTTTCGAGCGGCTCGAGGCGGAGATCGGGGAATCGGCGGCACCCGTGGCCGCGT is from Nitrospirota bacterium and encodes:
- the smc gene encoding chromosome segregation protein SMC, encoding MRIRKLTLLGFKSFPEKTEFVFPEGLTCIVGPNGCGKTNIVDAIRFCLGEQSAKKLRGKSVVDMVFGGTSGKAAMNFADVSMTFDVQKGELPEPYHEIEEFEVRRVLYRSGESEYYINRTPSLLKDIYDLFYGTGLSPYSYGIMDQSDVTRLITMHVEERRLLLEEAAGITKFRRKRQEAERKMERTRVNLQRVEDVLAEVERQKRSLERQAKKAQKLKELNEELRAKELIMYKAQWRGLRAALDRVEQEETEEQRLRDELSASLSTLESERERIELESVQVEEDLRRLREEFHRAEIDQEQCRGQIEKHRADKAALERRTSELRAQADALRADVEAADRKLAELDAERRDVEENLNRLRLQLSERRPRREELIARMQSLREQEDRLEQERLERMAQVAELERVVASAEGRRHETEKRRVELESRRQQLLFSEQEMVEQTRGIEDLRAKTAVLLEENGRRLESVEEHLRNLSRVYGERINDRRQKRDDVERLSATRTSLQTLQETYSGFHEGARQILLKWGRNGIKGTVAEVLDVPERYRQAVEASLGVLLEAIVTDTRSYGMQAMDYLRSEDLGRAFFVALDAPAGNGASPMEDPRPENAERLIEKIQPKPGYESVAERLLSHVWVVDRIEDVFALPPSSRATYVTKWGEVSHPQGVLAGGAQAKQETASLAWLERKEKLQQIDEQLTAMQSALSQIEEEIPLMEARRTELESEREKERLAQVDLQAQIARFQAEKEGVARVMQTSGSAAVSQEEDSIQRTIGELSTVLDTAQQSLDQFRGQQQALAEKIAGVRREHEAAGLGLAETEKGINELAFTEVQLDERHQQLAKASVEIERGREQVLERFERLEAEIGESAAPVAALDKAIAEAESRLSDLQEQARMAREEVAKAEETIRQLRDRRGALESDAKSTRERLRQVEERVAELSVEKATSAMHMDRTNQEARERWGVEDLAALEAAPPEDLEALTASVAELRDRKTKMGDVNMESLAEYDELSQRFTFLTEQRDDIQKSIEQLREAIAKINRVCRERFDQIFEEVSKKFSEVFAGLVRGGKGELRLIEPPPLPEGEIEDEEAASRRSKRERGVDIYAKMPGKTMASLNLLSGGERALTAFSLLLSLFLVRPSPFCILDEVDGPLDDSNVHRFAQTIGEMGKTNPFLAITHNKVTMKYAGTLIGVTMEEDGISKLVSVKVA